A single genomic interval of Rhododendron vialii isolate Sample 1 chromosome 3a, ASM3025357v1 harbors:
- the LOC131320943 gene encoding uncharacterized protein LOC131320943, whose protein sequence is MMSQRPSGQFIVYGCFFIFLLCIFTSINEFRFESLSKFCRIPFPLCYTTRSNSSNIENSSSNDIRIFMGVITLPAKYGRRQLLRLLYGTQSPVGAKIDVKFVFCNLGEDNKSLTEDQKLLVALEIMRYDDIIILNCTESRWETDHKSYAYYTALPDMLNSSDGSDDPPYHYVAKADDDIYFRLQPLVDSLVNQPREDFYYGFVIPCERMDPYKRHSFMSGMGYFISWDIVDWIKSSDIPKKLPMHGAEDKVMGRWLEDGRRGKNRYNAKWAIYNYPGSPTKCAHELVPDTIAVHNLKSEKQWIHTMTYFNVTQNLKPSKFYSI, encoded by the coding sequence ATGATGTCCCAAAGGCCAAGTGGACAATTCATCGTCTACGGCtgcttcttcatttttttactttgcaTCTTCACTTCAATCAACGAGTTTCGTTTTGAGAGTCTCTCCAAGTTTTGTAGAATACCCTTCCCGCTATGTTACACAACACGGTCGAATTCTTCCAACATTGAGAATTCCTCATCCAATGACATCCGAATCTTTATGGGAGTCATAACACTTCCAGCTAAATATGGGCGCCGCCAGCTCCTCCGCCTCCTGTACGGCACACAATCTCCAGTGGGCGCAAAAATCGATGTGAAGTTTGTGTTTTGCAACCTGGGGGAAGACAACAAGAGCCTAACGGAGGACCAAAAACTTTTGGTTGCCCTAGAAATAATGCGCTACGATGATATCATAATACTCAACTGCACAGAGAGCAGATGGGAGACCGACCACAAGTCTTATGCGTACTATACAGCCTTACCGGATATGCTAAATAGCTCTGATGGTTCAGATGATCCTCCGTATCATTACGTAGCAAAAGCAGACGATGACATCTATTTTAGGTTGCAACCCCTAGTGGATTCATTGGTAAACCAGCCTAGAGAAGACTTTTACTATGGGTTTGTCATTCCATGCGAACGAATGGACCCTTATAAGAGACATAGTTTCATGTCCGGGATGGGTTATTTCATCTCTTGGGATATAGTGGATTGGATTAAGAGTTCTGATATCCCGAAAAAGTTACCAATGCATGGGGCAGAAGATAAGGTTATGGGCCGATGGCTCGAAGATGGCCGTCGGGGGAAAAATCGGTATAATGCCAAGTGGGCAATCTACAATTATCCAGGGTCGCCAACGAAGTGTGCGCATGAGTTGGTGCCGGATACGATCGCCGTTCACAATCTGAAGTCAGAAAAGCAGTGGATTCATACGATGACTTATTTTAATGTcactcaaaatttgaaaccatCCAAATTTTACAGTATCTGA